The sequence TTTTAAGTTCCTTCATATTTTTGTCCACAATCAGTTCCATTACTTTTTCAGACAAATGGTTAAACTGGACAATACCGTCAAGACGATTTCGAAATTCGGGACTGAAGGTGTTTTTTACCGCTTTTATGCCCTGGGAATCGGAATCGGCGCTTTGTGAACCAAACCCTATGCGGTTGGCGCTCATTTCCCTGGCTCCGGCATTGGAGGTCATGATAATAATGACATTTCTAAAATCAGCGGACTTTCCATTATTGTCAGTAAGCGTGGCATAATCCATGACCTGGAGCAGAATGTTGTAAAGGTCCATGTGGGCCTTTTCTATTTCATCCAGAAGAAGCACACAATGGGGATGCTTGCGGATGCTGTCGGTCAAAATCCCGCCCTGTTCAAACCCCACATATCCCGGAGGCGCACCAATGAGTCTGGATACAGCATGCTTTTCCATGTATTCGCTCATGTCAAAGCGTAAGAACTGAATGCCCATGTTGGCGGCCAGCTGCCTGGCCACTTCGGTTTTGCCAACCCCTGTGGGGCCCATGAAAAGAAAGGACCCAATGGGACGGTCCGGGGCTGCAAGTCCGGCCCGGGATCTTTTGATCGCCGTGGTCAGGGTGTTTATGGCATCGTCCTGGCCAAAGATAACGTTGAGCAGTTTGCCGGGTAACGATTCCAGGGAAGACTTGTCTGCCGCAGTCACATTGGAAACCGGCACCTTGGCTATTTTAGCCACTATTTTTTCAATATCCTTAGGGCTGACGGTTTTACGCCGGCCGTCTGCCGTAAGTTTTAAAAAGGCACCAGCCTCATCAACGACGTCAATGGCCTTGTCCGGCAGGAACCGGTCATTGATGTATTTATCAGACAGGTAGGCGGCTGCTTCAATGGTTTTATCCGGATATTTCAGGCCATGGTGTTCCTCGTAGCAGGTGCGCAGTCCCTTGAGAATCTCAACAGTTTCCTCTACGCTGGGCTCTGACACTTCGATTTTTTCAAACCGCCGGGAGAAGGCCCGGTCTTTTTCAAAATGGTTTTTGTATTCTTCATAGGTGGTGGTGCCGATGCACTTGATGTCGCCTGAGGATAACGCCGGCTTAAGGATGTTGGAGGCATCCATGGAGCCTGATGTGGTGGCTCCGGCACCCACAACCGTATGGATTTCATCAATCACCAAAAGTGCATTTTCCTTTTCTTCCAATGCGGTGATGACATCCTTGAGGCGCTGCTCAAAATCGCCCCTGTATTTGGTGCCGGCTAAAAGAGCACCCATATCCAGGGAGTACAGTTCACAGTTTTCAAGCAGGTCCGGCACTGCCTTGCCGTTTATTTTCAATGCCAGTCCTTCTGCAATAGCGGTTTTTCCAACGCCGGGATCTCCCACAAGGATGGGATTGTTTTTCCGCCGTCGGCAAAGGACCTGCATCACGCGTTCAGTTTCAAGCGTCCTACCGATAAGGGGGTCAATTTTATTGTCCTGGGCCCGTTTGATCAGATCGGACGTAAATAACGCCAGCGGATCTTTTTTCTTCTGGCGCGTGGGTTTTGGATCGGCCTGGTGGAAAAGCTGCTGGGGCTTGTTCCCTTCGGACGAATCTTTTTTATCTTTATCTACATCGTGGGAGATGTGCCTGAGTACATCCAGCCGCGTAATGCCTTCGGATTCAAGGTAAAAGGCTGCATGGGAATCCTTTTCCTGAAAAATGGATGCCAGGATATCCCCGAGATTTACTTCTGATTTTTCAGCGGATCTGGCATGATTGATGGCCCGTTGAATCATTCGCTGAAAACCGATGGTCTGCTGGAGCACATACTCTTCATTGGTTTCTATTTTGGTCAGTTTTTCATCAAAGAATTTTTCAAGATCCTCTTTGATGTGCCCGGGGCTACCACCGCATTTTTCAATGGCCTCAAGACCGGATTCATGATTGACAATGGCGTAAAGAACATGTTCGACACAAACGTACTCATGTCTTCTTTTTTTAGCTTCCCGGACGGCAAATCCGAGGGCTGTGGATAGTTCTTTGCTAATCATATACCGTTTACTCCTTTTCCATTGTACTTTTTAAGGGGAACCCTTTGCCGCTGGCCAGATTATGCACGGTCTGAACTTTTGTTTCCGCTATTTCCCGTGGATAAATGCCGCAAACGGCCTTGCCCTTATTATGTACATTAAGCATTATTTGTGTGGCTTTTTCAAGAGATTTTCCGAATACCCGGATCAGGATATCCACCACAAAATCCATGGTTGTATAATCGTCATTGTGCAAAAGCACCTTATACATGGGCGGATGATCCTCATTTATTTCGTTTGATATTCCGGGCCGGGTTTTGGAATCAGTGGATGTCATACCTTAACCTTGGGTTCAATTGATAATTATTATTGCCCGCAGCATTTCTTATATTTTTTGCCGGAACCGCAGGGGCAGGGATCATTTCTTTGGATTTTTTCAGATGAGCGCCTGACCGGCTGTTTGGGCGCGGATTCATCAGAATGGGAAGAAAAGGTCAGATCCTGCTGTTCTTCCTGTTTCATCTCCTCCACCTGGGTGGGAGAGGCGATCTGGATTTTAAACAGGATATCCACCACTTCCTGTTTGATCCGGTTCATCAGGTCTTGGAACATATCGAACCCTTCTTTTTTATAAATACGCAAAGGATCCTGCTGGGCATATCCCCGAAGGCCGATACCTTCCTTTAGATGGTCCATGTTTAAAAGATGTTCCTTCCATCTGGTGTCCACGGTCTGAAGGATAATAAACCGTTCAACGTGGCGCATGATTTCAGGGCCGTACATCTGTTCCTTTTTCTGGTATACAGCCTGGGCTGCATCAAATATAAATTGCCCCAGCTGGTCGGCCGAAAAATTTTCCTCCACAGGCTTATCTAAGGACAGATCCATATTGAACTGTCCCTTGATCGCTGATAAAAGCCCTTCCAGGTCCCACTCCTTGAGTGCTGTTTTGTCTAAAACAAAGCCTTCCACAAGGTCATAGGAGACATCTTCCATCATATCGTGGGCCGCCTGTTTGAGATCCTTGGAGGTCAGTGCCTCACGGCGCTGGCGGTAAATGATCTCACGCTGCTGGTTCATGACATCGTCATATTCGAGCAGATGCTTTCTGATTTCAAAGTTGTGTCCTTCCACCTTGGACTGGGCGTTTTCGATGGCTTTGGAAATAAATTTATGTTCAATGTGCTCGCCTTCTTCAATACCCAGCCGGTTCATGACGGAATGGATACGGTCTCCGCCGAAAATTCTGAGCAGATCGTCTTCCAGGCTTAAATAAAACCGGGAACTTCCCGGATCTCCCTGGCGGCCGGACCGGCCTCGCAACTGGTTGTCAATGCGCCGGGATTCATGGCGGGATGTGCCAAGAATATGAAGGCCGCCAAGTTCTTTAACCCCTTCGCCCAGCTTGATGTCCGTACCACGGCCGGCCATGTTGGTGGAGATGGTTACAGCGCCTTTCTGGCCCGCATTGGCCACAATTTCCGCCTCTTCCTTGTGGTGCTTGGCATTGAGAACATTATGCGTAATCCCTTTTTTTTTGAGTTTTTGGCTCAGGGATTCGGAGACATCAATGGAAATGGTACCCACCAGCACAGGTTGTCCTTTTTTATGCAGCCGGATGATCTCTTCAATTGCAGCATCGTATTTTTCTTTCTGGGTTTTGTAAATCAGATCTGCCCGGTCTTCACGGACCATGGGTTGGTGGGTGGGAATGACCAGCACATCCAGGTCGTAAATTTTTTTAAATTCTTCTGCTTCCGTATCTGCTGTACCGGTCATGCCCGACAGCTTGTCATACATCCTGAAGTAGTTCTGGAAGGTGATGGAAGCAAGGGTCTGGTTTTCATTTTCAATTTTAACCCCTTCCTTGGCCTCAAGGGCCTGGTGAAGACCTTCCGAGTACCGACGGCCACTCATAAGCCGGCCTGTAAATTCATCCACAATGACAACCTGGTCGTTTTTTACAATGTAGTCCGTGTCACGTTTGAAAATTACATGGGCCTTTAACGCCTGGTTGAGGTGGTGTAAAAGCTCAATGTTGGCCGGATCATACAGGTTGTCCACATTGAGCAGCTCTTCGCCCTTTGCAATGCCGTCTTCGGTAAGGGATACGGTTTTTGATTCTTCATCCAGGGTATAGTCGGTATCTTTTTTAAATGCCGGGATAAGGGTATTGGCCTGGGTATACAGGTGAGTGGATTTTTCAGCCGGTCCTGAAATAATCAACGGGGTTCTTGCCTCGTCAATGAGAATGGAGTCCACCTCGTCCACAATGGCGAAGTTCAGATCACCCTGGGCCAGCTCTTCGGGATCGAATTTCATGTTGTCCCGCAGGTAGTCAAAACCAAACTCGTTATTGGTACCGTATGTGATGTCGGCGGCATAGGCTGTTTTGCGTTCCTGGGCGTCCATGTCATGCAGGATCACCCCTACGGTCAGTCCTAAAAAATCATAGATTTGGGACATCCATTCTGCGTCACGCCTGGCCAGATAGTCATTGACCGTAACAATATGAACACCTTTGCCTGTAAGGGCATTCAGGTAAGCGGGCAGGGTGGACATCAAGGTTTTACCTTCACCGGTTTTCATTTCTGCAATGGTACCGCGGTGCAATGCAATGCCGCCAATGAGCTGAACATCATAATGGCGAAGTCCAAGGGTACGCATCGATGCTTCCCTGACCAGGGCAAAGGCTTCGGGAAGAATGTCGTCCAGGGTTTCTCCCTTTGCCAGCCGGCTTTTGAACTCAGTTGTTTTTTCAGCAATCTGGATATCTGATAAGGGTTGGATTCGGGGTTCAAATTCGTTTATCTGGTCAATAATAGGCTGAATTTTTTTAAGGATCCTGTCATTGCTGGACCCGAAGAGCTTGGTAAGAAAATTGAGTGCCATGTAAACGCTACCTGTTTAAATTTTAGGGTCATTTCGTTTGTCAGTACAACATATAAGCATTCTTCCGGAAAATAAAAGAAAAAAATGATTCGGATCCATTCCTAAATAGCCTTTTTATTTAATTTTTTGTTGGATGAAAAATCTTATTTTCCGGGCAGACATGAGTTTTTATTCGGGCAGGTTGATGAAATAATGAACAATAAACTCCAGGGGCTGCATCAGCCGCCGGCTAAACACTAATTGAGGATATATTTTGAAGGGTTAACAGGGGTACCGTTGACAAGAACCTCATAGTGAAGATGAGGGCCGGTGGTGCGGCCCGTATTGCCTAAGGTGGCAATTGTCTCCCCGCGTTTGACCTGCTGATTTTTATGAACGAGGATCTTCCTTAAATGGGCATATTTGGTTGTTTTTCCATAGCCGTGGTCAATGATGACAACATTTCCGTAGCCGGTTTTTCTTCCGGCAAAGACCACTTTGCCAAACGCAGTTGAAACAATTTTAGTGCCTATTCGGTTGGAGATATCAAGGCCTGAATGAAAAGTTCTCCTTCCGGTGAAAGGAGATTTACGGTAACCAAAGGGCGATGTTATAGCCCCTGAAACCGGCTTGATGGACGGAGATGAAGCCAGCAGGTTTTTCTTTTTCGTCAATTTGTCGATCAGGTCATTAAAATCCAATTTCTCTTTATCAGCAACAGATTTGATTTGTTTTACCTGATGATGCATCTCCCGTATCAAAGCATTATGGTGAGCGTCAAGGGGGATCTCTTGATCCAGATCTATTTTTGATACTCCGCCGATGCCGAAAAGGCCTGATGACCGTCCTGATTTGTCAATATCGGCAATGAGACGTACCTGACTCTCTAATTGTCCAAGCTTTGTGATCTGCTCCTTTAATCCCTGAATTTCTCCGGCAAACATTTGAATCTGGCGTCTCTGGTCTTTAAGTTCAGTTTTTTGGGCTGTGATGGTTTCAAGCAACGCCACATTATCAAGAGTATTTTGCTTAAGTAAATAGTAGTCATGGCCAAAGTAGGATACTGTTCCGACGCAGGCTAAGGATATAAAAATAAAAAGAAATAAAAACGATTTTCTAAGCGAGAATTCCCTTATTTTAAAACTATTCCCTGAATGAAACCATATTTTGATTCGACCTTTCATTTGAATATTAATACAAGTCATATGACATCCGTGTCAAGTCGGAATCAGCAATTCTAATTTTAATCTTACACAAAGCCTCAAAGGCACAAAGGTTCATAAAGCTTAGCAAAGTCGAATAAACATGTTTGCGTCTTAGTGTTTTAGTGCGAGTTTTTAACTAAGAAGATTCATATTTAGAATTGCTGAGTCAGAATGCACTTACAACGGAGTTTGCACCCAATCCAACCCTGCTTTTTCGTCAATGGAGAACATTATATTCATATTTTGAACTGCCTGGCCGGCGGCTCCCTTGAGCAGGTTGTCAATGGCTGAAACAAGTATCAGCCGGCCTGATTCAGGTTCCAGATGAAAGCCGATATCGCAGCAGTTCGTTCCCTTGACATGGGACATGTTCGGAAATTTATCCAGGGGCAGAATCCTGACAAAGGGTTCATTTTTATACCATTTGCTAAGGGTATCTCGAATTTGTTTTTCGGTGATACCTTCGCAAGTTTGGGCATAAATGGTTGAAACCATACCCCGGGTTACAGGTGTCAGGTGGGGAACAAAGGTCAAAGATACTGTTTCCCCGGCCGCCTTGGTCAACACTTCGTTGATTTCAGGGGTGTGCCTGTGATTGCCCACTTTATACGGGCCAAAGGATTCATTGGCCTCACAGAAATGGGTGGTCAGGGAAAGAGAGCGGCCTGCACCGCTGACCCCTGATTTTGAATCCGAAATCAGACCTTGGGGGGAAATCAGTTTTTCTTTGAGCAACGGAACCAGGGGCAACAGGATGGATGTTGGGTAACACCCGGGATTTCCTATTATCCTTGCACGTTTGATGCGATCCCGGTTAAGTTCACACAAACCGTAAACGCTTTCCTCCAGAAGATTTGGAGCGGTGTGGGGCTGATATACCGTTTCGTATGCTTTGGCATCATCAAACCTGAAGTCCGCTGAAAGATCTATGACTTTTATATTTTGGTCTATGAGTTTTGGGGCAAATGCCATGGATACCTTGTGGGGTAAGGCCAGAAATACAACATCCACTTTACCTGAAAGCGCCTCGGCATCAAAGGGTGTACATATCAGGGATTCAAATCCGCGCATGGAAGGAAAAATGTCGGTAAATGATTTTCCCTGGTACGAGTTTGAGGTTACTGCTTCAAGGCTGGCCTTTGGGTGGTTGGAAATTAGTTTGACCAGTTCCAGGCCGGTATAGCCTGATGCGCCTGCTATTGCTGTTTTAATCATCATCTTCAATCTTTATCTTTAGTCTTAATGTTGTATATTTAATGCCCGAACGGAACCCCATGTTTGGACGCAAAGTTGCCCAGATGCAACACCGCAGATGGGTGCCTTTGCGTCCAAAGACTAAGATAAAATAAGCAATTGTGCAAACCCTAAATTTGATTATTTTTAATTACCTTAGTGACTGAACGAAAAACCGTGTTTGGACGAAAAGTTGCCCAGATGCAAGGCGCAGAAAAATTTGTAACCGGAGCATACTAAAGTATGTGAGGATTGCAAATTTTTCTGCAACGCCGCAGGTGGGTGACTTTTCGTTCAAACACTATCTAAGCTCAACCAGGGTGTGATCCTCGCCATCCAGAGCGCTGTCGATTATTTCACTGATAATTTTCCAGTCTCCTCTGGCAAGTCCGGCCCCGATTTTAGGATATCCCATGCGATTGCCGCTGAACTGTTTTTTCAGTGTGGTAAAGACTTTTTTTATAGCATCATAATCAACCAATACCCCGTCTCCCGAATAATGATATTGGGTGTAGGCATTGATCACATACAATTTGCCGGATGGTGTGTTTACACACGCCTTAGAATAACTGCCCAGTTTGGACCTGTCACCGGATGCCGTCGCAAGATCGGCTTCCCAGGCCTGGGGAAAATGGGTGCGGATCTGTTTGGCAATTCCGGCGCCCATGGTACAAAAACAGTTGCAGCCATGAATAATAAGATCAAACTGCCCTTCCCGGGCCATGTGAATTAAATCGCCTTTTACGCATTCCATCGGGCTTTGCTCCGTCAATCAGTCTAATACTTGGTAAGGCAAAAATTTACCATCATAATAATCCGTTATGCAACTCAAATTTTATTTTTTTACCTAATTCCGGAAGGCCTCAAAGCGTGACATGAGCTTTTATGTTTTGGGTTTAAAACTTGCAATTGGAACAAACTTTTTTTATGATCCAAAGGATCATTGGATATTTTATAAACAACTAATGGAGATGAAAATGAAAAAGAGTGTTGTGAGCCTGTTGGCATTAATTTTTTGTATCGTGATGGTTCTTCCTTCGGCGTATGCAAGGACCCAGTTTGTAACAATTGGAACCGGCGGCCTTACCGGTGTGTATTATCCCACAGGTGGCGCTATTGCCAAAATGGTCAACATAAAAAAGAAAGAGTATGGAATTCGTGCAACGGTGGAATCAACCGGCGGATCGGCTTTTAACATTAACGCGATTATGAGTGGCGATCTTGAGTTTGGTATTGCCCAGTCAGACAAGCAATTCCAGGCGATGAAGGGTATGGCGGAATGGAAGGAGAGAGGTCCGCAAGCGGATCTTCGGGCGGTTTTTTCTATTCACGATGAAGCGGTTACATTGATTTCGGCAGTCGAAAGCGAAATTAAGGATGTTGCGGACTTGAAGGGGAAAATTGTTAACCTTGGTAATCCCGGTTCCGGGCAGCGTCAAAATGCTATTGAGATTTTGCAAACAATTGGAATTGATCCTGAAAAGGATCTTAAAGCAGAAAATATAAAGGCTTCTGAAGCCCCTAGTATTCTGCAAGACGGTCGTATTGATGCGTTTTTCTACACGGTGGGTCATCCAAATGGTGCTATCAAAGAGGCAACATCGGGTGCTCGTAAGGTGCGTTTTACTTCTATCACGGGTGTCGATAACATGTTGAAAAAATATCCCTATTTTTCAAAAACCACCATTCCGGCGTCCATGTATCCGGGTGCCCAAAATGATGCGGATACCGAAACCATCGGTATGAAGGCAACATTGGTTACTTCAGCTAAGGTTCCTGAAGATGTGGTTTATGCGATTACCAAAGAGGTTTTTGAAAACTTTGAAGAGTTCAAAAAACTTCATCCGGCTTATGCGACCCTGACTAGAGAGGGAATGCTGACAGGTCTTTCCGCTCCGTTGCATCCGGGTGCGGAAAAGTACTATAAAGAAGTTGGGTTGATGAAATAAATTTTCAAAGTGCCGGAATCAGTTTTGTTTTCGGCACTTCTTTAAAATTGTTACGTTGCTTAGTTTAGGGCCATGGCCCTAATTTTTACCATCATTCATTTGAGGTCGTAGATGAGTAAAATTAGAATTGATAAGGTTGAAGATGGCTTTGATGAAGCCAAAAGGCTTGCTGAAGAAGAAGAGGGGATCGGGCGAAAGCCCGATGGATGGCAAAAGTATCTGATTCCAACAATTGCCATTGCGTGGAGTTTGTTCCAGCTTTCTCTGCCGAGATTTGTACTTCTCGATTCGACATATATCCGCGCGATTCATCTCGCGTTTGCCATGGTGTTGATTTTTCTTAATTATCCCTTGCTGAAGAAACCCATTTTCGGCCTCAAATATTTCGCTCAGCACAAGCGTATACCGATACTGGACATGGTGATTGCCGCCGTCGCCGCTTACTGTGCGCTCTATCTTGTTATTCATTATGATCAGATTATCTCCCGGTACGGATCACCCACAACGATGGATATTGTGATCGGGATTGCCTTGGTTGTATTTCTTCTTGAGGCTGCCAGAAGAACAATTGGGCCGGCACTTCCCGTGATTGCCGGCGGGTTTATCGCGTATTCGTTTTTAGGTCCGTATATGCCTGATTTAATTGCCTTCAAGGGAACTTCCCTGGGGCGTTTTGTGGGGCAGATGACCATGTCAACAGAGGGGATTTATGGTATCCCCTTGGATGTATCTGCAACGATTGTATTTTTGTTCGTGTTGTTTGGCGCCATGCTGGATAAGGCCGGTGCCGGTCACTATTTTATACAGCTTGCGTTGAGTTTATTGGGACGTTTTAAGGGTGGACCGGCCAAAGCGGCTATTATGGGTTCCGGTCTGACTGGTCTTGTGTCCGGTTCTTCCATCGCAAATATTGTGACAACGGGAACATTTACCATCCCTATGATGAAAAAAGTGGGTTATGAGCCGACCAAAGCGGCGGCAATTGAAGTTGCGGCGTCAACAGATGGACAGCTCGCACCACCGATTATGGGTGCGGCGGCTTTTATTATCGCTGAATATGTGAATGTTCCATACATTGAAGTGGTTAAAGCGGCGGCGGTCCCTGCCTTTGCTTCCTACGCGGCGCTTTTTTTCATTTCTCACATTGAAGCCTCAAAAGCGGGTATTAAGGGGCTGCCTAAAAGTGAACTGCCTCAATTCTTCAAAACCTTGCTAAGTGGTATTCATTTTCTAATTCCCCTTGGCATGTTGCTTTACGAGTTGATTGTGGTTCGACATTCGCCGGAACTGGCGGCATTTAACGCCATTGTGGTACTGTTTTTTCTTATGCTTTTCCAGCAGCCCTACCTGGCCTATCGGAAAGGCGAATCTATTTTGTCGGCGTTTAAACAATCTTTTTTGACGATTTTAGATGCGCTTGCTTCCGGTGCGAGAAATATGGTTTCCGTGGCGCTGGCAACAGCGGCGGCGGGTATTATTGTGGGAGTTGTTGCGTTGGGACTTGGCAACCTTATCTCTGAAATTATTGACGTTCTTTCCATGGGCAATGTGTTTTTGATGTTGCTCATTACAGCGATTGCCAGCCTGGTTATCGGCATGGGGTTGCCGACCACGGCAACCTACATTGTTATGGCTGCGTTGACGGCGCCGGCGATTGTTACCATTGGTGGGGCTCAAGGGTTTATTGTACCATTGATGTCCGCCCATCTTTTTTGTTTTTATTTTGGCATTTTAGCTGATGATACGCCCCCGGTGGGGCTTGCGGCCTATGCCGCTTCGGCCATCGCCAAATCACCTCCCATTGCGACCGGTATTCAGGGATTTTTGTATGATATCCGGACGGCAATTTTGCCGTTTATGTTTATTTTTAATGCCGACCTTATTTTGCATAATGTGAACTCATGGTTCCAGGGCATATTGATATTTGTTATGGCCTGTGTCGGCAATTTTGCCTTTGCGTCTGCGACCCAGGGGTGGTTTGTCGCCAAAAATAAAAAATGGGAAATTCCACTTTTCCTCTGTGTCACCTTTATTTTGATGCGACCGGATCAAATTGCGATGTGGCTGGGAATTCCACATGAGCAGCGATACTGGACATATTTAATTGGATTGGCACTTTACGGTTTGCTTTATTTAATGCAGCGGCCACGAACCGCTCATGATGAAGCGGCCATAGAGAGAGCAAAGGCAGAAACATATTAGGACTACCTAAGTTTACCCGTTATGTGAAGGAGAAATCTCCGTGTCGGATATTAGAAAAATTCTTGTTCCGGTTACTTTTTCCGAATTTTCTGAAGAGCTGATTGAATATGCGGTTGGGGTTGCCAGACCGCTCAACGCGGAAGTTGTTTTTGTGAATGTCATCGATGAAAGAGATGTTCAGGCGGTGCAGACCATTGCCTCATTTGGGTATGACGTTGATGAGACGCATTACATTCAGGAAGTTGAAAAACAACGAATCGGCATTTTAGAAGAGCGACTCAACCGGATTAACTACCCGGATGAAAAGATGCGGTTTGTGTTTAAAAAGGGAAGACCCGCGGCCGTGTTGCTGAAGTTTGCCATAGATGAAAAGGTGGATCTCATTATCATGGACGTTAAGGGTAAATCTGAGATTGTACATGCATTAAGCGGGTCGGTTGCGGAAAAGATGTTTCGCTATTCACCTGTTCCCGTGTTGTCCTATCGCCGAAAAGAAATTGCGGACAAACTTCTTAAAAGAATCAAAATATAATTCCTCTGTCTCTCAGTCTGCGGCGGCCCGCTCTGAGGGGATTGGTTCTAACGTCGGCCGCTGTAGGGGCAGGCCACCGTGCCTGCCCTAACGAGGGCAACTATAGAGGGATGCCCCTACGAAAAATTCCCCCAAATCCCGCCTTAAATCTCAAAATAAATTGACCCAATTGGGCCTCTACAAATTGTTCGTGTTGCATTAAAGACTGGTATGTCTTAACTTTAAGTTAATTTATTATTAATCAGGAGATTCTTGTGGACATATATAAAAAAGAAAAAATTACGGACTATCCTCATCTGAATCTGATTCGTGCCAAATATAAAGACAGGACCGGCACGGATAAATCCTGGCTGTATGCCTCCAGGCAAAATTCGGCCAGGCCCGATGCCGTGGTGATTGTCCCGTTTCATCAACAGGAGAATAAATTGGTCATTATCAAGGAATTCAGGGTGCCTTTGGGCGGATTTCAGTTTGGTTTCCCCGCAGGCCTTGTGGACCCCGGGGAAAGTATTGTCCAGGCTGGACGGCGGGAACTGTATGAGGAGACCGGCTTAAGTGTTGTGAATGTAATAAAACAAAGCCCTGCGATATTTTCTTCATCAGGATTAACAGATGAAAGCATTAGTCTTTTGTATGTGGTATGTGACGGATCTGCAAATACCGAACAGAACGAGGCTTCCGAGCAGATTGAGGTAAAAATGCTGTCCCAAGACCAGGCAGCCGACTGTATACGCCAAAATAATATTCTGTTTGATGTGAAAACATGGATTGTTTTGGAACGGTTTGCTGCAACAGGCAAGATGGTATAGGATTTGATTCGTGTTTTCAAATTTTATATATTTTTTGGCAGCGTTGGTGATTTACACCACCTCGGAGTTGTTTGACAGCCCTTCGGAGTTTGATCCCGGGGCCATTGGTTTCTGTCTGGCATCAACGGCTGCCTTTGCCCTGATCTGCCGGACTTATTTCAATCGCCTGGCGGTCCTTGGGCAGTCCTTGCCGGCCCAAGAGATTGACCAGCGGGTGAACACTGCTGTGTCACGGCTTTCCATTGCGGCCCTGGTGCTCTTTGCCGTAAATATTTATGGATTCCGTGTGAATCATGTACTATCCGGTGTTGCTATATTCCAATGGGTGCCCACCCTTGGTGCGCTGCTGTTTCTTGGGTTGTTCCTTTTTTATCTGATTTTGATATGGAACTTTGCCTATCAGATCCAGAAGCGTTTTTTTACGGATTCTTTAACCAAAAAAAGTTTTATCCTTTCAAATGTTGCCTTTTGTTTGCCGGCCATGCTGCCCTGGTGCTTTCTGTCTCTTTTGGCTGACTGCCTGGGGCTTTTACCCTTTGACGGACTTAATCGGTTTTTGAACTCCACGACCGGTGAAGTAATTTATATCCTTTTTTTTGTCATTGCCGTCTCTGTATTTGGACCGGTCTTGATTCAGCGTTTATGGGGGTGTCGTTCCATGGCACCAGGGCGTGACCGGCAGCGCATTGAAAAAACCTGCCAAATGGCTGATCTCAAATACAGGGATATTCTGGTCTGGAACCTGTTCGGCGGCGGTATGATCACTGCCGGGGTTATGGGTCTTATCGGCCGATACCGGTATATTCTGGTGACGCCGGCACTTCTTGCCTGTCTGGATGATGATGAAGTTCAAGGGGTAATCCTGCATGAAATAGGTCATGTCTATCACCGGCACATGCTTTTTTATTTGTTTTTCTTTGCCGGA comes from uncultured Desulfobacter sp. and encodes:
- the argC gene encoding N-acetyl-gamma-glutamyl-phosphate reductase, which gives rise to MIKTAIAGASGYTGLELVKLISNHPKASLEAVTSNSYQGKSFTDIFPSMRGFESLICTPFDAEALSGKVDVVFLALPHKVSMAFAPKLIDQNIKVIDLSADFRFDDAKAYETVYQPHTAPNLLEESVYGLCELNRDRIKRARIIGNPGCYPTSILLPLVPLLKEKLISPQGLISDSKSGVSGAGRSLSLTTHFCEANESFGPYKVGNHRHTPEINEVLTKAAGETVSLTFVPHLTPVTRGMVSTIYAQTCEGITEKQIRDTLSKWYKNEPFVRILPLDKFPNMSHVKGTNCCDIGFHLEPESGRLILVSAIDNLLKGAAGQAVQNMNIMFSIDEKAGLDWVQTPL
- a CDS encoding NUDIX hydrolase, with protein sequence MDIYKKEKITDYPHLNLIRAKYKDRTGTDKSWLYASRQNSARPDAVVIVPFHQQENKLVIIKEFRVPLGGFQFGFPAGLVDPGESIVQAGRRELYEETGLSVVNVIKQSPAIFSSSGLTDESISLLYVVCDGSANTEQNEASEQIEVKMLSQDQAADCIRQNNILFDVKTWIVLERFAATGKMV
- a CDS encoding TAXI family TRAP transporter solute-binding subunit gives rise to the protein MSFYVLGLKLAIGTNFFYDPKDHWIFYKQLMEMKMKKSVVSLLALIFCIVMVLPSAYARTQFVTIGTGGLTGVYYPTGGAIAKMVNIKKKEYGIRATVESTGGSAFNINAIMSGDLEFGIAQSDKQFQAMKGMAEWKERGPQADLRAVFSIHDEAVTLISAVESEIKDVADLKGKIVNLGNPGSGQRQNAIEILQTIGIDPEKDLKAENIKASEAPSILQDGRIDAFFYTVGHPNGAIKEATSGARKVRFTSITGVDNMLKKYPYFSKTTIPASMYPGAQNDADTETIGMKATLVTSAKVPEDVVYAITKEVFENFEEFKKLHPAYATLTREGMLTGLSAPLHPGAEKYYKEVGLMK
- a CDS encoding TRAP transporter permease produces the protein MSKIRIDKVEDGFDEAKRLAEEEEGIGRKPDGWQKYLIPTIAIAWSLFQLSLPRFVLLDSTYIRAIHLAFAMVLIFLNYPLLKKPIFGLKYFAQHKRIPILDMVIAAVAAYCALYLVIHYDQIISRYGSPTTMDIVIGIALVVFLLEAARRTIGPALPVIAGGFIAYSFLGPYMPDLIAFKGTSLGRFVGQMTMSTEGIYGIPLDVSATIVFLFVLFGAMLDKAGAGHYFIQLALSLLGRFKGGPAKAAIMGSGLTGLVSGSSIANIVTTGTFTIPMMKKVGYEPTKAAAIEVAASTDGQLAPPIMGAAAFIIAEYVNVPYIEVVKAAAVPAFASYAALFFISHIEASKAGIKGLPKSELPQFFKTLLSGIHFLIPLGMLLYELIVVRHSPELAAFNAIVVLFFLMLFQQPYLAYRKGESILSAFKQSFLTILDALASGARNMVSVALATAAAGIIVGVVALGLGNLISEIIDVLSMGNVFLMLLITAIASLVIGMGLPTTATYIVMAALTAPAIVTIGGAQGFIVPLMSAHLFCFYFGILADDTPPVGLAAYAASAIAKSPPIATGIQGFLYDIRTAILPFMFIFNADLILHNVNSWFQGILIFVMACVGNFAFASATQGWFVAKNKKWEIPLFLCVTFILMRPDQIAMWLGIPHEQRYWTYLIGLALYGLLYLMQRPRTAHDEAAIERAKAETY
- a CDS encoding universal stress protein; translated protein: MSDIRKILVPVTFSEFSEELIEYAVGVARPLNAEVVFVNVIDERDVQAVQTIASFGYDVDETHYIQEVEKQRIGILEERLNRINYPDEKMRFVFKKGRPAAVLLKFAIDEKVDLIIMDVKGKSEIVHALSGSVAEKMFRYSPVPVLSYRRKEIADKLLKRIKI
- a CDS encoding macro domain-containing protein — encoded protein: MECVKGDLIHMAREGQFDLIIHGCNCFCTMGAGIAKQIRTHFPQAWEADLATASGDRSKLGSYSKACVNTPSGKLYVINAYTQYHYSGDGVLVDYDAIKKVFTTLKKQFSGNRMGYPKIGAGLARGDWKIISEIIDSALDGEDHTLVELR